From Dechloromonas sp. A34:
AATGATGGCGTCGGTAAGAAAAGCCGAGCCATAGGGTGAAAAGCGGAGATCCGTGTAGCGGTCTTCGAGTTCCGAGGTCATCAGTACCGTGACACCGAGACCGGAGAGCACGGCGACCATGCGAAACAGCGACTCGCGAAAGTCTTCTCGGAAGCTCGGCGCTACCGCCAGTTCGAAGCCGGACAAGGAGTCGATCACCACCCGGGTGGCTTTCATCTTGTCAATGAGGTCGACCAGGCGTTGAACAATCTCGTCGATCGACAGATCCAGCGCCCGCGTATTGATCAGCCCGAGGCTGCCGGCGCGCACCATGTCGTCGATCGTGCGCGTTCGCGACTGGCTGGGTGTTTGCTCGAACGCGACGATGATGCCCGGCTCGCCGATGCGCACGCCCTCGGCCAGAAAGGCCGTGGCGAGTATGGTCTTGCCCGATCCGGATGGCCCCGCCACCAGCATCGAATAGCCAGCCGGCAAGCCGCCGCCGAGCATTTGGTCGAGGTCCGGGACGCCCATGGTCAGCCGTGCTTCGCTCGGTTTCGGGGCAGCCTCCTGGTGCGCTCTGCCGCTGTCGTCGCGAACGATGGCCGCGGGAAATACTTCGACCCCATCGCCGGTAATGCGAAAGGTATGCATCCCCGGGCGGGTTGCCTGGCCACGCATTTTCAGAACCTGCAGCTTGCGCACCATCGAATTGCGCGAGACGAGCTGGTCCAGTACGAGCAGGCCGTCGGCTACGGTGAACACCGGCGGGGGATCGCTTTCCGAGAGATATTCGCCAATCAGAAAGGTGGTCGCCTGCCAGCCGGTGAGGAGGACACCCAGTTGTTGGATGAACTGTTGCAGGTTGAGCCGGTCCTGCTTCTGGCGTCCTGCCTCGAGCATGACCGAACGGAACGAATCGACAAAGACCAGGGCTGGCGAAAATGCCTCGACCTCTTTGGTGATATGCGCCAGTAGCTGGTCGAAATTGCCCATCGAGATCTCGTCGCTCAAATTGACGAAGCGGATCGAGGTGTCGATTTTTTCGGCGTCGAAAAAGGAGAACTGCTGCTGATAACGCAGCATCTTCAAGGGCGGCTCGCCGAGCACGGTGAAGAACAGTGCCGGCCGCTCCGGTGTCGCCAGGGAGAACATGATCTGGTGGGCCAGCGTCGTCTTGCCTGAGCCTGGTGTTCCGACAATCAGATTGAAGGAAAATTCCGGCAGGCCGCCGCCCAGTATGGCATCGAGCCCGGGCACCCCGGTGGCGAGTCGGTGAATGGCGACTTTGTTGTTCATGTTGTGCTCTCCGGTTTTGATGCGGGTAACGGCGGTGCCCAGATCGGGGCCAGCAGACGCTCGGCCAGCGATTGGCCGATCAGGCTGGCCAGTAGCTCCGTGAAGGTCACAAAAAGGGCATCGCTGGCCTCGATGGCAAGCGCTGTCTCGCAACTGGCAAGGCGTGCCTGAAGGGCTGCCAGCAGTTCTTCAGTGCTGCTGCCCGCATGCCCGGCCACCGCCAGGCAGGGGAGGGTCCGGCCGGCGAGATGAAGAGAACGCCGGAGCAGGACATCGACCCCTTGCCCGCCGATCACCGGGGCGAGCCGGACTCTGGCGTCGTGCCAGATACTGATTGCGGCGTCGGCGACTGCCTTGGCGTCGGCGCCACTCCCAGCCCGCTGCACCAGTGTTCTCCTGCTGATCTCGCGGTTCATGTGGGAATCCCTCTTTGATATCGAAACGGGGGGAGGCAATTGCGTTCGCCACGACCTGCACGGCGAAATGCAATTGTCGTGCAGAGGCCTTGACGAATCTGTGCCCTGTCGCACATATCCGCACCGCGCACACAGCCGCATTCCAATCGCGTGCCCGGCAGTGCGAAATCCGTCTTACCCGGAGTGGCTATGGGTGCTGCCGTACGGAAAATGAAGTGGTCAACGACTAGCCTGTCGTTGAGGCCGGCCCCGATGTTTTCCCGGCAAAGCCGGTCGCCACCAGAAAAGGATTCATCATGAGCACACCCCTCAGAAAAACAGTCGCGTCGCCGTGTGCAACGGCAGCGGCGAACGATCTAGTCGCCAGCAGCCCGTTTGCCGACTACGAAAAGATTCATGCGCTGGCAATAAGGAGGGGGAACATTGCCGAGAACGGCAGCGAGTCGACAGCGCCCGCGCCAGTCGAAGAAGAGATTTGCTATCCGGGCGTCAGATAAATGCGATGGTCACCAAAGCCGCAAACGACAACCTGAAAAGCTAGATCAAGGCCCCATCGTCGCCGTCGGTTGCCGGCGAACCGGTATCGATATTCCCTTGCCGCAAGTCCGCCCGGGCGCGCTCGGCCAGTCGTTGATACTTGCTGCGGATGGCGTCGAGCTCAGCCTCTTCGAGTTGCTCGAGGTCGAGCAGGGCATTGTGAGCACCGTCGCTGGAACGGATCACTTCATCCAGCTTGATCTGCATGGCTTCGGAGTCGACGTTCTGGGTGTGCTGGATCAGAAACACCATCAAAAAGGTGACGATGGTGGTTCCCGTGTTGATGACCAGTTGCCAGGTGTCGCCGAAGCCGAATAGCGGGCCGCTGCAGATCCAGACCAGGATGATGCTGAGCGCGATGCCAAAGGTAGCCGGGCGGCCGGCCATGCGCGCCGTCCATTTGGCAAAACGACTGAAGCGCGACCGGTTGCGGGCGCGTGTCAAATGCTTGCCCGCGCAACCGGGGGTCGCTACTTGCGCCGTACCAGCCCCATGACGAGCGACACGACGAACAGCAGGATGAAGATGAAGAACAGGATCTTGGCAATCTCGACGGCACCGGCGGCAATGCCGGTGAAGCCGAAGAGCGCGGCGATCAACGCGACGATGAAGAACACGACGGCGTAGTGCAGCATGGTTTTTCCTTTCCTTAACTTCCCGTGTTCCGCTCAATAGACGGATTCGGGAGGAAACGTCACAGCTTGCCCAGCATGAAGAGTACGAGCAGGATCACCAGAACCAGCCCGAGACCGCCACTGGGACCGTAACCCCAGCCCCGACTGTGGGGCCAGCTGGGGAATGAGCCGATCAGCATGAGTACAACGATGATCAGCAGAATTGTTCCGATTGACATTTGATTTCTCCTTGTCCTGGTTTGTAGCCGCCCGGCGCCGATCTTGTAGATAAGCCAGCGCGGTGACTACTTGCCATCCAGACTACGCGGCCCCCACCCAGCGTCTGTACGCCAGCACACAGACAATGCCTGGCCGGTGGATGAGGATGTGATTCAGGAAAGTGCGCTTTCGGGTGCTTTCCCGCCACCGGCAATAGCCCCCTCGCAACATAGGCATAAGGAGAAATCATGATCAATGGAACGTTCACCAACGATGGGACGGTCGAAGGCAGCAAGCAGGCCCTCGTCACGGATCTCAAAAATGCTGTCGGCGATGCCGGCAACCTGGTCAACAACGCTGCCGCAGCAACTGTCGATGAGTTTGCACAGGCCAGAACCAAGCTCGAAGCCCGCCTTGACCAGGCCAAGACCCGGCTGATCGATGCCAGCCACGCGGTGTCGGACAAGGCCAAGTGCACGGCTGATGCCACCGATCAGTTCGTCCGGGACAACCCCTGGAAGGTGCTCGGGGTCGCCGCAGCGGCCGGGATTGTCATCGGCGCCATTCTCAGCCGCCGCTGATCGTCCGCGGCAGGATTTTGGGCGTCAGCCGGGCCGATGCCCGGCGCATATGTATCGAACCGTACTGACCGGCTGTGACCAAGCGAATAGTCTTGGTTCAGCATCAAGGGCTTTCCCGGCAAGTACCCAAAGACCTGCCAGTTCCGGAAAGCCCGCTGTCAGTCAGGATGCCCGAGTGGTCTGGTGACTGCTCGGAACACAAGCAAAGGAGTTGAACATGAACTGGGATATCGTTGAAGGTAACTGGAAACAATTCAAGGGCAAGGTCAAGACGCAGTGGGGCAAGCTCACCGACGACCACCTCGATGTGATCGCCGGCAAGCGCGACCAGTTGGCCGGCAAGCTGCAGGAAAGCTACGGCATCACCAAGGACGAAGCCGAGGAGCAGATCAAGCGTTTCGAAGATGCCAACAAGGACTTTCGTCCCCCCGGCGCTTCCTGAGCAAAGCGCAGCAAAATCACCATGAAAAGCCTTTTGCTGCCAGGGGGCAGTCTCGCCACACACGGCCGGTCATGCCCCCTTTGCAACGGTTCGACCAACCGTATTCCCCGACGCTGGATCGATTTGCTACAGAGCATTTTCGTTCCCGTTCAACGTCATCGTTGTCGTTCGATGCGCTGTGGCTGGGAAGGCAATCTGCGCGAGAAGTGATCGCTCCGGTCATACCATTTGAAGGAAGAGCACATGTCGAGCATCGGTTTTCACGAGCCTGTCGAAGAACTTTCCGCCGAAACGCGCGACCTGCATCGGGCCATCGTCTCCCTGATGGAGGAGTTCGAAGCCATCGACTGGTACAACCAGCGTTGCGATGCCTGCAGCGACACCGAACTCAAGGCCATCCTCGAACACAACCGGGATGAGGAAAAGGAACACGCCGCAATGTTGCTGGAGTGGATTCGGCGCCATGACGGCAAGCTCTCCGGACAGCTCAAGACCTATCTGTTCAGCGAAAAGCCGGTTGCCGGCCATTAGTAGAGTCATGCCGAATACCAGCCCGGCCGTGAGTACGCCGCCGACCACCGTTCTCCTGGTTGAAGACGATCCGGCCGACGCAAAGCTGATTCAGGAGGCACTGGCCGGGTCGGTCGGGCATACCTATCAGGTCACCTGGGTAACCCAGTTGTCGACGGCGCTTGAGTTGCTGGGCAAGGCCAGCAGCGACGTTATCCTGCTTGACCTGAGCCTGCCCGATGCAAAGGGTATCGAAGCATTCGACCAGATCTTCAAGGCGGCGCCGCGGGCGCTGATTCTCGTCCTCAGTGGCGCAACCGACGAAGAGTTGCTGTACCAGGCCATGCAGCGCGGCGCCCACGACTATTTTGCCAAGGGCCAGATCGATGCCCACTGGTTGCCACATGCGCTGCGCTACATCATGGATCGCAAGGTGGCGCAGGGCGCACTACGCGACAGCGAAGATCGTTTTCGGTCGATCAGCGACGCCTCGCCGCTTGGCATTTTCGTTTCCGATGCGCAGG
This genomic window contains:
- a CDS encoding ferritin-like domain-containing protein, translated to MSSIGFHEPVEELSAETRDLHRAIVSLMEEFEAIDWYNQRCDACSDTELKAILEHNRDEEKEHAAMLLEWIRRHDGKLSGQLKTYLFSEKPVAGH
- a CDS encoding DUF883 family protein, encoding MINGTFTNDGTVEGSKQALVTDLKNAVGDAGNLVNNAAAATVDEFAQARTKLEARLDQAKTRLIDASHAVSDKAKCTADATDQFVRDNPWKVLGVAAAAGIVIGAILSRR
- a CDS encoding CsbD family protein, with the translated sequence MNWDIVEGNWKQFKGKVKTQWGKLTDDHLDVIAGKRDQLAGKLQESYGITKDEAEEQIKRFEDANKDFRPPGAS
- a CDS encoding DUF1328 domain-containing protein, which encodes MLHYAVVFFIVALIAALFGFTGIAAGAVEIAKILFFIFILLFVVSLVMGLVRRK
- a CDS encoding ATPase domain-containing protein; this encodes MNNKVAIHRLATGVPGLDAILGGGLPEFSFNLIVGTPGSGKTTLAHQIMFSLATPERPALFFTVLGEPPLKMLRYQQQFSFFDAEKIDTSIRFVNLSDEISMGNFDQLLAHITKEVEAFSPALVFVDSFRSVMLEAGRQKQDRLNLQQFIQQLGVLLTGWQATTFLIGEYLSESDPPPVFTVADGLLVLDQLVSRNSMVRKLQVLKMRGQATRPGMHTFRITGDGVEVFPAAIVRDDSGRAHQEAAPKPSEARLTMGVPDLDQMLGGGLPAGYSMLVAGPSGSGKTILATAFLAEGVRIGEPGIIVAFEQTPSQSRTRTIDDMVRAGSLGLINTRALDLSIDEIVQRLVDLIDKMKATRVVIDSLSGFELAVAPSFREDFRESLFRMVAVLSGLGVTVLMTSELEDRYTDLRFSPYGSAFLTDAIIVQRYIEVESRLKRVMAVVKVRGSAHCDELRQYEIVDGHIVIGNPVADYEGILGGRPTQTSAPASIE
- a CDS encoding DUF3309 domain-containing protein, producing the protein MSIGTILLIIVVLMLIGSFPSWPHSRGWGYGPSGGLGLVLVILLVLFMLGKL
- a CDS encoding low affinity iron permease family protein yields the protein MAGRPATFGIALSIILVWICSGPLFGFGDTWQLVINTGTTIVTFLMVFLIQHTQNVDSEAMQIKLDEVIRSSDGAHNALLDLEQLEEAELDAIRSKYQRLAERARADLRQGNIDTGSPATDGDDGALI